A genomic segment from Vicinamibacterales bacterium encodes:
- a CDS encoding tetratricopeptide repeat protein, whose translation MARSEVASPFTAHPLRSWPAGIFACALAAGLIHLGALQSAPWSHVLLGDGLSYDRWAREIASGDWLGRDVFYQAPLYPYLLGALYWIAGPDVLAVRLLQVLLGAVAAVLLGLATARLFGRRAGIVAGLMLGLYPPVVFSDGLVQKSALDILLVCTAAWLMAPLIADRDAATAAPSGAGARGAVRWLSLGLALGALMLTRENAAVLLAAVVAWALIDASLAGPRAWRAGLVVAGAALVLAPVAVRNALVGGEFHLTTSQFGPNFYIGNHAGANGTYTSLRPRRGNATYERQDAVDMAEAAAGRTVTPAEVSSYFTTRALEDIRADPRGWLALLGRKTALLWNAVEIADSDDQYTAAEWSPLLRVTGTVWHMGVLAPLAVLGVVVTWPRRWTLWPLYLLIATYASSVVLFYVFARYRLPLVPLLVVFAAPGLVEAPRHWRTARGPARAAVAGLVVAVAVFCNWPLLRPDDMRATMHFNLGVVQMQADRPAEAADEFRLAATLRPAFAEAHNNLGIVLGELARLDEASAAFDRAIAADPGFARALTNSGEVLQRLGRHDLARERFERAAAADSQSTRALSALGRAYASSGQLDRAEAAFRKVLAIAPDSAGAYNDLAALLGRQGRLEEAAVQSRRALELDPRNVEAENNLAAVAASAGRLEEAATRLTRALALDPDRAQTHYNLGAVRAQQGRLDEARAEFERTLALDAGHAQAARALEALARQPATGARR comes from the coding sequence GTGGCCAGATCCGAAGTCGCCTCCCCGTTCACGGCTCACCCGCTTCGCTCCTGGCCGGCGGGCATCTTCGCGTGCGCCCTTGCGGCGGGCCTGATCCACCTGGGGGCCCTGCAGTCGGCGCCGTGGTCCCACGTCCTGCTCGGCGACGGCTTGAGCTACGACCGCTGGGCGCGCGAGATCGCATCGGGCGACTGGCTGGGGCGCGACGTGTTCTACCAGGCGCCGTTGTACCCGTACCTCCTCGGAGCGCTGTACTGGATCGCCGGGCCCGACGTCCTCGCGGTCAGGCTCCTGCAGGTCCTGCTCGGCGCCGTCGCGGCCGTGCTGCTGGGCCTCGCCACCGCGCGTCTCTTCGGGCGGCGGGCCGGCATCGTCGCGGGCCTGATGCTCGGGCTCTATCCCCCCGTCGTGTTCTCGGACGGGCTGGTGCAGAAGTCGGCGCTCGACATCCTGCTCGTCTGCACGGCCGCATGGCTGATGGCGCCGCTCATCGCGGATCGCGACGCCGCCACGGCCGCCCCGTCCGGCGCCGGCGCCCGCGGCGCGGTCCGGTGGCTGTCGCTGGGGCTCGCCCTGGGCGCGCTCATGCTGACACGCGAGAACGCCGCCGTGCTGCTGGCGGCGGTCGTCGCCTGGGCACTGATCGATGCCTCGCTGGCAGGGCCGCGCGCGTGGCGGGCCGGGCTCGTCGTGGCCGGCGCGGCCCTCGTCCTGGCGCCGGTCGCGGTGAGAAACGCGCTCGTGGGCGGCGAGTTCCACCTGACGACGTCGCAGTTCGGCCCGAACTTCTACATCGGCAATCACGCCGGCGCCAACGGTACCTACACGTCACTGAGGCCGCGGCGCGGCAACGCGACCTACGAGCGTCAGGACGCCGTCGACATGGCGGAAGCCGCCGCGGGCAGGACGGTCACGCCCGCGGAAGTCTCCAGCTACTTCACGACTCGGGCCCTGGAGGACATCCGCGCCGATCCGCGCGGCTGGCTGGCCCTCCTCGGACGCAAGACCGCGCTCCTCTGGAACGCCGTCGAGATCGCGGACAGCGACGACCAGTACACGGCCGCCGAGTGGTCGCCCCTGCTGCGGGTGACGGGGACGGTGTGGCACATGGGCGTGCTCGCGCCGTTGGCCGTCCTGGGCGTCGTCGTGACGTGGCCGCGCCGATGGACCCTGTGGCCGCTCTACCTGCTCATCGCAACCTACGCGAGCAGCGTCGTGCTCTTCTACGTGTTCGCGCGCTACCGGCTGCCGCTCGTGCCGCTGCTCGTGGTGTTCGCGGCCCCTGGACTCGTCGAGGCACCGCGGCACTGGCGCACCGCGCGCGGGCCCGCGCGCGCGGCAGTGGCCGGGCTCGTCGTGGCGGTCGCCGTGTTCTGCAACTGGCCGCTGCTCCGACCCGACGACATGCGGGCGACGATGCACTTCAACCTCGGGGTCGTCCAGATGCAGGCCGACCGGCCGGCCGAGGCGGCTGACGAGTTCAGGCTCGCGGCGACGCTCCGTCCGGCGTTCGCCGAGGCCCACAACAACCTGGGCATCGTCCTCGGCGAGCTGGCGCGCCTCGACGAGGCGAGTGCGGCCTTCGACCGGGCCATCGCCGCCGATCCCGGGTTCGCCCGGGCGCTGACCAACAGCGGCGAGGTCCTGCAGCGCCTGGGCCGTCACGACCTGGCGCGCGAGCGATTCGAGCGCGCCGCCGCGGCCGATTCCCAATCGACCCGGGCGCTGTCGGCGCTCGGTCGGGCCTACGCGTCGAGCGGCCAGCTCGATCGGGCCGAAGCCGCCTTCCGAAAGGTCCTCGCGATCGCGCCCGACTCGGCCGGCGCCTACAACGATCTCGCCGCGCTGCTCGGCCGCCAGGGCCGTCTGGAGGAAGCAGCCGTCCAGTCGAGACGCGCGCTCGAGCTCGACCCGCGGAACGTCGAGGCCGAGAACAACCTGGCGGCCGTCGCTGCCAGCGCCGGGCGGCTCGAGGAAGCCGCCACGCGCCTCACGCGCGCGCTGGCGCTGGATCCCGACCGGGCCCAGACGCACTACAACCTCGGGGCCGTCCGCGCGCAGCAGGGCCGGCTGGACGAAGCGCGGGCCGAGTTCGAGCGGACGCTGGCGCTCGACGCCGGCCACGCGCAGGCCGCCCGCGCGCTGGAGGCCCTGGCGCGGCAGCCCGCCACGGGCGCACGGCGATAG
- a CDS encoding FAD binding domain-containing protein: MRLPAFEYRAPRTVAEAADMLAEAPGESMVLAGGTDVLPNMKRRQQTPRVLVGLRGIGALRQIDANGVVRIGAGATLTDLVRSDAIRTRLPGLWQAVAQIATPHLRNVGTLGGNLCLDTRCTYYDQGPEWRKAIGYCLKKDGTTCWVATSSPTCLAVSSTDSAPMLQALGARVLLVSAGGERWVDVADLYANDGIAYLTRRADELLTAVEVPASAGWRSTYWKLRRRGAFDFPVLSVAAAAQVEQDGTVTAARVVVGAAASRPLAAPVADAALVGRTLSDDVIAEAAEGAYAVAKPMDNTDFELVWRKRMTRALVGYALRELRGDDMREARTRLARQSLSVVS, encoded by the coding sequence ATGCGCCTGCCGGCGTTCGAGTACCGTGCGCCGCGCACCGTGGCCGAGGCGGCGGACATGCTGGCCGAGGCGCCCGGCGAGTCGATGGTGCTCGCGGGCGGCACCGACGTCCTGCCGAACATGAAGCGCCGTCAGCAGACGCCGCGGGTGCTCGTCGGTCTGCGCGGCATCGGGGCGCTCCGGCAGATCGACGCGAACGGCGTGGTCCGGATCGGCGCCGGCGCCACCCTGACCGACCTCGTGCGGAGTGACGCCATCAGGACGCGGCTGCCCGGTCTCTGGCAGGCCGTCGCGCAGATCGCCACGCCGCACCTGCGCAACGTCGGCACGCTCGGCGGCAACCTGTGCCTCGACACGCGCTGCACCTACTACGACCAGGGGCCGGAGTGGCGCAAGGCCATCGGCTACTGCCTGAAGAAGGACGGCACCACGTGCTGGGTGGCCACGTCGAGCCCGACGTGCCTGGCGGTGTCCTCCACGGACTCGGCGCCCATGCTCCAGGCCCTGGGCGCGCGCGTGCTGCTCGTGTCGGCCGGCGGCGAGCGCTGGGTGGACGTCGCGGACCTGTATGCCAACGACGGCATCGCCTATCTGACGCGCCGCGCGGACGAACTCCTCACGGCTGTCGAGGTGCCTGCCTCGGCCGGGTGGCGCAGCACCTACTGGAAGCTGCGGCGCCGCGGCGCGTTCGACTTCCCGGTGCTGTCGGTGGCGGCGGCCGCGCAGGTCGAGCAGGATGGCACCGTGACCGCGGCCCGCGTGGTGGTCGGCGCCGCGGCGTCACGTCCGCTGGCCGCCCCGGTCGCGGACGCCGCGCTCGTGGGCCGGACGCTCTCCGACGACGTCATCGCCGAGGCGGCCGAGGGCGCCTACGCCGTGGCCAAGCCGATGGACAACACCGACTTCGAGCTCGTGTGGCGCAAGCGCATGACGCGGGCGCTCGTCGGGTACGCGCTTCGCGAGTTGCGCGGCGACGACATGCGCGAGGCGCGGACCCGTCTGGCCAGACAGTCATTGTCGGTCGTGTCCTGA
- a CDS encoding M28 family peptidase, producing MASLAACGGSGSAPDTSSTGAAAPPRQKLGYTRRTSVAQQDLETRYRALVDLGSMSTLHRALTGRPHPAGSPGTADVVAFLQKTLAGYGFEVETHTYDVLLARPRRVAVTLAAPAREALSVSEPAIPEDPTSSHPELGDGYIAYSASGRARGDVVFVNYGLPADYEELARLGVSLKGRIALARYGRSHRAVKAFTAEQAGARALVLYSDPADDGAAKGPAWPDGYWRGKDMLQRGNAKYSWFFHGDPLTPGVGATAGAARLPVATAPTLPKIPVVVLAWSQAQRIMAALGGAAAPARFQGGMETPYHVGPGPAVLEVDVDMDQGLRPIHDVVATLRGAAVPDRTVLFGAHHDAWTFGGVDPGTGTTALLETARAIGELVKGGWRPARTIAFAFWDAEEFGLVGSTEYAEAFKDQLRQSLVTYVNIDMYMKGRFDPGGVPSLNAFVADVAQDVPQGASTVYAEWKASEEARQKPADPSIFAPRLKALGSGADFVPFQDHLAVPTMAIEFIGENGYGFGTYHSNYDSRAYAERIADPGFEQGVLMSQVLGTMALRMSEADVLPFRYTDYIAALIRALDDVPTWATDAGLPTDVRPVRVGADVAANAATALETAIDLALSAGTISLRSASAINDRLSRMEQALADDDGAPDTRWYRHVFYGWNIYSLYDGQPFPGLAEAFRLKDARRVGRELDRIQRALRRMTDELVATRALVP from the coding sequence TTGGCGTCCCTCGCCGCCTGCGGCGGATCGGGCTCGGCGCCGGACACGTCGTCGACGGGCGCCGCGGCGCCTCCGCGCCAGAAGCTGGGCTACACGCGGCGGACGTCGGTCGCCCAGCAGGACCTGGAGACCCGGTACCGGGCGCTGGTCGACCTCGGCTCGATGTCCACCCTGCACCGGGCGCTCACGGGCCGTCCGCATCCGGCCGGGTCGCCCGGCACCGCGGACGTCGTGGCGTTCCTGCAGAAGACGCTGGCCGGCTACGGCTTCGAGGTTGAGACCCACACCTACGACGTGCTGCTCGCCCGCCCGCGTCGCGTGGCCGTCACGCTCGCCGCGCCGGCCAGAGAGGCGCTCTCGGTGTCCGAGCCCGCCATTCCCGAGGATCCGACCTCGTCGCATCCCGAGCTCGGCGACGGCTACATTGCGTATTCGGCCTCGGGACGGGCGCGCGGCGACGTCGTCTTCGTGAACTACGGGCTGCCCGCCGACTACGAGGAGCTGGCGCGCCTCGGTGTGTCGCTGAAGGGGCGCATCGCGCTGGCGCGCTACGGCCGGAGCCACCGCGCCGTGAAGGCCTTCACCGCCGAACAGGCCGGTGCCCGCGCGCTCGTGCTCTACAGCGATCCCGCCGATGACGGCGCCGCGAAGGGCCCCGCGTGGCCCGACGGCTACTGGCGCGGGAAGGACATGCTGCAGCGGGGCAATGCGAAGTACAGCTGGTTCTTCCACGGCGATCCGCTGACGCCGGGCGTCGGCGCCACCGCGGGCGCTGCTCGTCTTCCGGTGGCCACCGCGCCCACGCTGCCGAAGATCCCGGTGGTCGTGCTCGCCTGGAGCCAGGCGCAGCGGATCATGGCGGCGCTGGGTGGCGCGGCCGCCCCGGCGCGCTTCCAGGGCGGCATGGAGACGCCGTATCACGTCGGCCCAGGTCCCGCCGTGCTGGAGGTGGACGTCGACATGGACCAGGGGCTCAGGCCCATCCACGACGTCGTAGCCACGCTGCGCGGTGCCGCGGTGCCCGATCGCACGGTGCTGTTCGGCGCGCACCACGACGCCTGGACCTTCGGCGGCGTCGATCCCGGCACCGGCACGACGGCGCTCCTGGAGACCGCACGGGCCATCGGCGAGCTGGTGAAGGGCGGATGGCGTCCCGCCCGGACGATCGCGTTCGCGTTCTGGGACGCCGAGGAGTTCGGGCTCGTCGGATCCACCGAGTACGCCGAGGCGTTCAAGGACCAGCTGCGGCAGTCGCTCGTCACCTACGTGAACATCGACATGTACATGAAGGGCCGGTTCGATCCGGGCGGCGTGCCCTCGCTGAACGCGTTCGTCGCGGACGTGGCCCAGGACGTGCCGCAGGGCGCGTCCACCGTGTACGCCGAGTGGAAGGCGAGCGAGGAGGCCAGGCAGAAACCGGCCGATCCGTCCATCTTCGCGCCGCGCCTCAAGGCCCTCGGCAGCGGCGCGGACTTCGTGCCGTTCCAGGACCATCTGGCCGTGCCGACGATGGCGATCGAGTTCATCGGCGAGAACGGCTACGGCTTCGGCACCTACCACTCGAACTACGACTCGCGCGCCTATGCCGAGCGCATCGCCGATCCCGGTTTCGAGCAGGGCGTGCTGATGTCGCAGGTGCTGGGGACGATGGCGCTCCGCATGAGCGAGGCGGACGTCCTGCCCTTCCGCTACACCGACTACATCGCGGCCCTGATCCGCGCGCTCGACGACGTCCCGACGTGGGCGACCGACGCCGGGCTGCCCACCGACGTCCGGCCAGTGCGGGTGGGCGCGGACGTGGCGGCCAACGCGGCCACGGCGCTCGAGACGGCCATCGACCTGGCGCTGTCGGCGGGCACGATCTCGCTGCGCTCGGCGTCGGCCATCAACGACCGGTTGAGCCGCATGGAGCAGGCCCTGGCCGACGACGACGGCGCCCCCGATACGCGCTGGTATCGCCACGTCTTCTACGGCTGGAACATCTACTCGCTCTACGATGGCCAGCCGTTCCCGGGACTCGCCGAGGCGTTTCGTCTCAAGGACGCCCGACGCGTCGGGCGCGAGCTGGATCGCATCCAGCGCGCCCTGCGGCGGATGACCGACGAACTGGTGGCGACGCGCGCGCTCGTGCCCTGA
- a CDS encoding molybdopterin cofactor-binding domain-containing protein produces MSGPASRGSLVGRARRRVDGRAKVTGQTLFADDLLPPRTVFCKLLRSSVPHARIAALDTSRARAADGVLLVLTGDDFPEAYGILPVSQDEHPLCRDVVRFVGDPVAAVVALDEATAEAALALIDVRYDALHTFADPEDSLATPEPRIHDYGDEGNVHKKVALQFGDVDQALAGAAHVFDDVFFYAGNTHLPIEQHATVALRDPDGKLVVYSSTQTPHYLHRALAKALGLPAAHIRVVATPNGGGFGGKSDPFNHEIVVARAALDLDRPVKICLTREEVFLCHRGRHPVLMRFRTGVTADGRITGMDLQTLLDGGAYGSYGVASTFYTGALQTVTYQVPTYRFRGCRVFTNKPPCGPKRGHGTPQSRFGQEVQLDKIAERLRIDPADLRLRMIAPANSLTANYLKVGTIGLAECITRVVERSGWRDRRGKLPHGRGLGLACSSYLSGAGLPIYWNAMPHSGVQLKLDRSGGVAAFCGATEIGQGSDDVLVACVAEVLGIDPHDVRPVTGDTDLTPVDLGSYSSRVTLMMGNAAIQAAERARDLLARAVSRTLDVPVSRLVFADRRVFDSEDPARGVTFAEAVGAAEAAFGTIGTTGSYTPPKSAARFKGGGVGPSPTYSYSAAVVEVEVDPETGWIAVPRVWIAHDIGRALNPVLVQGQVEGSVYMGLGEALMEEQAFRRLPARLSPALVHKFPSMLEYKSPTSLDMPEIVTDLVEHPDPAGPFGAKEVGQGPLLPIMPAVANAVFDAVGVRIDEVPITPEKILKALQAKAQGKPARYGPASFPDIAWPETLVVAPPWEGGDGTASNESQRASRKARASMPSGSAVRP; encoded by the coding sequence ATGAGCGGCCCGGCGAGCCGCGGCAGCCTCGTGGGCCGTGCGCGCCGCCGCGTGGACGGGCGGGCCAAGGTCACGGGCCAGACCCTGTTCGCCGATGATCTGCTGCCGCCGCGCACCGTCTTCTGCAAGCTGCTGCGCTCGTCGGTCCCCCACGCCCGGATCGCGGCCCTCGACACGTCGCGGGCCCGCGCGGCCGACGGCGTGCTGCTGGTGCTCACCGGCGACGACTTCCCCGAGGCCTACGGCATCCTGCCCGTCAGCCAGGACGAGCATCCGCTCTGCCGCGACGTCGTGCGCTTCGTAGGCGATCCGGTGGCGGCCGTCGTGGCCCTCGACGAGGCGACGGCGGAGGCCGCGCTCGCCCTCATCGACGTGCGCTACGACGCCCTGCACACGTTCGCCGATCCCGAGGACAGTCTGGCGACGCCCGAGCCGCGCATCCACGACTACGGCGACGAGGGCAACGTCCACAAGAAGGTGGCGCTGCAGTTCGGTGACGTGGACCAGGCGCTCGCGGGCGCCGCGCACGTGTTCGACGACGTGTTCTTCTACGCCGGCAACACGCACCTCCCGATCGAGCAGCACGCGACCGTCGCGCTCCGGGACCCGGACGGCAAGCTGGTCGTCTACTCGTCCACCCAGACACCGCACTACCTGCATCGGGCGCTCGCCAAGGCGCTGGGCCTGCCTGCCGCGCACATCCGCGTCGTGGCCACGCCGAACGGCGGCGGCTTCGGCGGCAAGAGCGATCCCTTCAACCACGAGATCGTCGTGGCCCGTGCGGCGCTGGATCTCGATCGGCCGGTGAAGATCTGCCTGACGCGCGAGGAGGTGTTCCTCTGCCATCGGGGACGCCATCCCGTGCTGATGCGATTCCGCACGGGTGTCACGGCCGACGGCCGGATCACGGGCATGGACCTCCAGACGCTGCTCGACGGCGGCGCCTACGGCTCCTACGGCGTGGCCAGCACGTTCTACACGGGCGCGCTGCAGACCGTGACCTACCAGGTGCCCACCTATCGCTTTCGCGGGTGCCGCGTGTTCACGAACAAGCCGCCGTGCGGGCCCAAGCGCGGGCACGGCACGCCGCAGAGCCGTTTCGGGCAGGAGGTGCAGCTCGACAAGATCGCCGAGCGCCTGCGGATCGATCCCGCCGACCTGCGCCTCCGCATGATCGCGCCGGCCAACTCCCTCACCGCGAACTACCTGAAGGTCGGTACGATCGGCCTCGCCGAGTGCATCACGCGCGTGGTGGAGCGCTCCGGCTGGCGGGACAGGCGTGGAAAGCTCCCCCACGGCCGCGGCCTCGGCCTGGCCTGCTCGTCGTATCTGTCCGGTGCCGGGCTGCCCATCTACTGGAACGCGATGCCGCACTCGGGGGTGCAGCTCAAGCTCGATCGCAGCGGCGGCGTGGCCGCATTTTGTGGCGCGACCGAGATCGGGCAGGGCAGCGACGACGTGCTCGTGGCCTGCGTGGCCGAGGTGCTGGGCATCGACCCCCACGACGTGCGGCCCGTCACCGGGGACACGGATCTCACGCCCGTGGATCTCGGCTCGTACTCGAGCCGCGTGACCCTGATGATGGGGAACGCCGCCATCCAGGCGGCCGAGCGCGCGCGCGACCTCCTGGCCCGGGCCGTGTCGAGGACGCTCGACGTGCCCGTGTCGCGGCTCGTCTTCGCGGACCGCCGCGTCTTCGACAGCGAGGATCCCGCTCGGGGCGTGACGTTCGCCGAGGCCGTGGGCGCGGCCGAGGCCGCCTTCGGCACGATTGGCACGACCGGCTCCTACACGCCGCCGAAGAGCGCGGCCCGCTTCAAGGGCGGCGGCGTCGGGCCCTCGCCCACGTATTCCTACAGCGCGGCCGTCGTCGAGGTAGAGGTCGATCCGGAGACGGGGTGGATCGCCGTGCCCCGCGTGTGGATCGCGCACGACATCGGGCGCGCGCTGAATCCCGTCCTGGTCCAGGGCCAGGTGGAGGGCAGCGTCTACATGGGCCTCGGCGAGGCGCTGATGGAGGAGCAGGCCTTCCGGCGGCTGCCGGCCAGGCTCTCGCCAGCGCTCGTGCACAAGTTCCCGTCGATGCTGGAATACAAGAGCCCCACCAGCCTCGACATGCCCGAGATCGTGACCGACCTCGTCGAGCATCCGGATCCGGCGGGTCCGTTCGGTGCCAAGGAAGTGGGGCAGGGGCCGCTGCTCCCGATCATGCCGGCCGTGGCGAATGCCGTCTTCGACGCCGTCGGCGTCCGGATCGACGAGGTGCCGATCACGCCCGAGAAGATTCTCAAGGCGCTGCAGGCCAAGGCGCAGGGCAAGCCGGCCCGCTACGGCCCGGCGTCGTTCCCCGACATCGCGTGGCCAGAGACGCTCGTGGTCGCGCCGCCCTGGGAGGGCGGAGACGGCACGGCCAGCAACGAGTCTCAGCGCGCGTCGCGGAAGGCGCGGGCGTCCATGCCGTCCGGATCGGCGGTGCGGCCGTGA
- a CDS encoding (2Fe-2S)-binding protein: MSSPPRLLLTLTVNGESAAAAVDPSKTLLEVLREDLRLTGTKHGCELGECGACAVLLDGEPVLSCLVVAPECEGRTVVTVEGLASDGRLDPLQDAFADLGGAQCGYCTPGLLVTARALLDREPQPTRERIREAIAGNLCRCTGYQQIVDAIETAARSGRPAPPKDTRLSPEAP, translated from the coding sequence ATGTCCTCTCCGCCCCGGCTGCTGCTCACGCTCACGGTGAACGGCGAGTCCGCCGCGGCCGCCGTGGACCCGTCGAAGACGCTGCTCGAGGTGCTGCGCGAGGACCTGCGGCTCACCGGCACCAAGCACGGCTGCGAGCTCGGGGAATGTGGCGCGTGCGCGGTCCTCCTCGACGGCGAGCCCGTGCTGTCGTGCCTGGTCGTGGCGCCGGAGTGCGAGGGGCGCACGGTAGTGACCGTGGAGGGGCTCGCGAGCGACGGGCGGCTCGACCCGCTGCAGGACGCCTTCGCCGATCTCGGGGGCGCGCAGTGTGGCTACTGCACGCCCGGCCTCCTGGTGACGGCCCGCGCGCTGCTCGACCGTGAGCCGCAGCCCACGCGCGAGCGGATCCGCGAGGCCATCGCCGGCAACCTGTGCCGGTGCACGGGATATCAGCAGATCGTCGATGCCATCGAGACGGCGGCCAGGAGCGGACGCCCAGCGCCGCCGAAGGACACGCGGCTCTCACCGGAGGCGCCATGA
- a CDS encoding CocE/NonD family hydrolase has translation MRRPFLLLTALVALAVAPSAQTPVTDIVIEKNVPARMRDGVVLRADVYRPRAEGRRPALLQRTPYSKNPGRPDSQFHRLAKAGFVVVVQDTRGRYTSDGVAVPHDEGADGYDTIEWVAGLPYVDGRVGMFGGSYSATVQLLAAPLQPPHLVALFPSASYASRYDMVFQGGAFYLGDGLSWNLGQGKDVRRRQLDPAADRDGELGLTPEERKQLNDQWYWQLPLEATEAMQVRRYSPGYFDMLAHPSYDAFWTTFDVAMRHPRFEVPAYHLTGWYDSLLNGTLANFAGLRAHAGTDRARRNQRLIVGPWTHARPTASTTKIGDVDFGPQAGFDSEGLIVRWFRHWMGPSATPAPDWDGPPVRIFVMGENRWRDEQEWPLARARSTPFYLRSSGRANGLDGDGRLDRATPAAEPSDAFTYDPAHPVPTGRFGAYSRMPVDRREFQTRQDVLVYTSAPLTEPLEVTGPIRAVLWIASSATDTDFTAAVSDVHPDGTARALTDGILRARYRASKTTPALLVPGRPYEITIEVGATSNVFLPGHRIRLEVSSSNFPRYDRNPNTGGRFAGDAGVQVARQTVLHDGEHQSYLDLPVIPR, from the coding sequence ATGCGGCGCCCCTTCCTCCTGCTGACGGCCCTCGTGGCCCTGGCGGTCGCGCCCTCGGCGCAGACGCCGGTGACGGACATCGTCATCGAGAAGAACGTCCCAGCCCGAATGCGCGACGGTGTCGTGCTGCGCGCGGACGTCTACCGGCCGCGCGCGGAGGGAAGGCGGCCGGCGCTCCTGCAGCGGACGCCCTACTCGAAGAACCCGGGCAGGCCCGACAGCCAGTTCCATCGCCTGGCGAAAGCCGGCTTCGTGGTCGTCGTGCAGGACACGCGCGGCCGCTACACGTCGGACGGCGTGGCCGTGCCCCACGACGAAGGCGCCGACGGCTACGACACGATCGAGTGGGTCGCGGGCCTGCCGTACGTGGACGGGCGCGTGGGGATGTTCGGCGGCAGCTACAGCGCCACCGTGCAACTCCTGGCCGCGCCCCTCCAGCCGCCGCACCTCGTGGCGCTTTTCCCGTCGGCCTCCTATGCCAGCCGTTACGACATGGTGTTCCAGGGCGGCGCCTTCTACCTGGGCGACGGCTTGAGCTGGAACCTCGGGCAGGGCAAGGACGTACGCCGGCGGCAGCTCGATCCGGCGGCCGATCGCGACGGCGAGCTCGGCCTGACGCCCGAGGAGCGCAAACAGCTGAACGACCAGTGGTACTGGCAGCTCCCGCTCGAGGCCACCGAGGCGATGCAGGTGCGCCGCTACTCGCCCGGCTACTTCGACATGCTGGCGCACCCGTCCTACGACGCGTTCTGGACGACCTTCGACGTGGCGATGCGCCATCCGCGCTTCGAGGTGCCGGCCTATCACCTCACCGGCTGGTACGACAGCCTGCTGAACGGCACGCTCGCGAACTTCGCCGGGCTGCGTGCGCACGCGGGGACCGATCGGGCGCGGCGCAATCAGCGGCTGATCGTGGGGCCCTGGACGCACGCCCGGCCCACTGCGTCCACGACGAAGATCGGCGACGTGGACTTCGGCCCCCAGGCGGGTTTCGACTCCGAGGGCCTGATCGTGCGGTGGTTCCGTCACTGGATGGGGCCGTCGGCCACGCCGGCGCCCGACTGGGACGGCCCGCCCGTGCGGATCTTCGTGATGGGCGAGAACCGCTGGCGCGACGAGCAGGAATGGCCGCTCGCCCGCGCGCGGTCCACGCCGTTCTACTTGCGCAGCTCCGGCAGGGCCAACGGCCTCGACGGCGATGGCCGCCTCGATCGGGCGACGCCGGCCGCGGAGCCGTCCGACGCCTTCACCTACGATCCGGCGCACCCGGTGCCGACCGGGCGCTTCGGCGCCTACTCGCGGATGCCCGTGGACCGGCGCGAGTTCCAGACACGGCAGGACGTGCTGGTCTACACGTCGGCGCCGCTCACCGAGCCGCTCGAGGTGACCGGGCCCATCCGCGCGGTGCTGTGGATCGCCTCGTCGGCGACGGACACGGACTTCACGGCGGCCGTGAGCGACGTGCACCCCGACGGCACGGCCCGGGCGCTCACCGACGGCATCCTGCGCGCGCGCTATCGCGCCAGCAAGACGACCCCGGCGCTCCTCGTGCCCGGACGGCCGTACGAGATCACCATCGAGGTCGGGGCGACCAGCAACGTCTTCCTGCCCGGGCACCGCATCCGGCTCGAGGTCTCGAGCAGCAACTTCCCGCGCTATGACAGGAACCCCAACACGGGTGGCCGCTTCGCCGGCGACGCCGGCGTGCAGGTGGCCCGCCAGACCGTGCTGCACGACGGCGAGCACCAGTCCTACCTCGACCTGCCAGTGATCCCGCGATGA
- a CDS encoding RidA family protein — protein MPTVETLTPPGTPTPIGPYSHVAKVGSFITIGGTAGFDPATGALAGPDVASQTRRILESFTAMLAAVDSDLAHVVHVNVFLLDMADFEPMNRAYVEVMGDLRPARTVIGAAALPKPGIRLTMNLTAVTRG, from the coding sequence ATGCCGACCGTCGAGACCCTGACCCCGCCTGGCACGCCCACGCCCATCGGCCCCTACAGCCACGTGGCCAAGGTGGGCTCCTTCATCACGATCGGCGGCACCGCCGGGTTCGATCCGGCGACGGGCGCGCTGGCCGGCCCGGACGTGGCGTCGCAGACCCGGCGCATCCTCGAGTCGTTCACGGCGATGCTGGCGGCCGTGGACTCGGACCTGGCGCACGTGGTCCACGTGAACGTGTTCCTGCTGGACATGGCCGATTTCGAGCCCATGAATCGCGCCTACGTCGAAGTGATGGGCGATCTGCGCCCCGCGAGGACCGTCATCGGCGCGGCGGCGCTGCCCAAGCCGGGCATCCGACTCACGATGAACCTCACGGCTGTCACCCGCGGCTGA